A stretch of the Marivirga tractuosa DSM 4126 genome encodes the following:
- a CDS encoding ATP-dependent Clp protease ATP-binding subunit → MEAKFSNRVKEVISLSREEALRLGHDYIGTEHLLLGMVREGEGVAISLLKKLGVSLDELRGELERSTRGTATNNVKNLANIPLTKQSEKVLKITYLEAKIFKSQLIGTEHLLLSILRDEDNIASQVMEKFDVNYDVIKELLEYQTQNPMASSDTEDSDEDSGKIFGGGPRDTGSGSGGSKSSEKSKTPVLDNFGRDLTKMAEEDKLDPIVGREKEIERVAQILSRRKKNNPILIGEPGVGKTAIAEGLALRIVQRKVSRVLFGKRVVTLDLASLVAGTKYRGQFEERMKAVMNELEKSPNVILFIDELHTIVGAGGASGSLDASNMFKPALARGEIQCIGATTLDEYRQYIEKDGALARRFQMVMVDATTPEETREILMNIKDKYEEHHNVNFTDEAIESCVKLSDRYISDRFLPDKAIDVMDEAGARVHLNNIHVPDAIVKLEASIEDIKKEKNQVVRSQKYEEAARLRDTEKKLIEELESEKRKWEEDTKAKRYTVKEENVAEVIAMMTGVPTKRVAQNESVKLKGMGDDLKKQVIGQDEAIGKLSKAIQRTRIGLKDPKKPIGSFVFLGPTGVGKTELAKVLSTYLFDKEDALIRIDMSEYMEKFSVSRLVGAPPGYVGYEEGGQLTEKVRRKPYSVVLLDEIEKAHPDVFNLLLQVLDDGILTDGLGRRVDFRNTIIIMTSNIGVRDLKDFGAGIGFASSAKADSSNEVMKSTIQNALKKAFSPEFLNRLDDVIVFNHLEREHLHKIIDISLKKVFDRMLSLGYDIDLTDAAKDFLSKKGYDQQYGARPLNRAIQKYLEDLVAEEILNENIKIGDSIIADHDGKAETLFIKSKKKKKEEKKNKKDQDKEDTNQENKKEAD, encoded by the coding sequence ATGGAAGCAAAATTTTCAAACAGAGTAAAAGAGGTAATTTCTTTGAGCCGTGAAGAGGCGCTTAGATTAGGCCATGACTATATTGGCACAGAACACTTACTTTTAGGAATGGTAAGAGAAGGGGAAGGTGTGGCAATCAGTCTCTTGAAAAAGCTTGGCGTTTCGCTCGATGAACTTCGAGGGGAATTAGAACGAAGCACAAGAGGAACCGCAACGAACAACGTTAAAAATCTAGCCAATATACCGTTGACGAAGCAATCCGAAAAAGTTTTGAAAATTACTTATTTGGAAGCTAAAATTTTTAAAAGCCAGTTAATCGGAACAGAACATTTATTATTGTCCATATTACGGGATGAAGACAATATTGCATCTCAAGTAATGGAGAAATTTGATGTGAATTACGATGTAATAAAAGAGCTTTTAGAATATCAAACGCAAAACCCTATGGCTTCTTCCGATACGGAAGATAGCGATGAGGACTCAGGTAAAATTTTTGGTGGTGGACCAAGAGATACTGGATCTGGTTCTGGTGGATCTAAATCAAGCGAAAAATCTAAAACTCCTGTTTTGGACAATTTCGGACGCGATTTAACTAAAATGGCTGAAGAAGATAAGTTAGATCCTATCGTAGGTCGTGAAAAAGAAATTGAGCGTGTAGCCCAAATATTATCCAGAAGAAAAAAGAACAACCCTATTTTAATTGGTGAGCCAGGTGTTGGTAAAACCGCCATAGCTGAAGGTTTAGCATTAAGAATTGTTCAACGAAAAGTTTCCAGAGTTCTATTTGGAAAAAGAGTAGTGACCTTAGATTTGGCTTCTTTAGTAGCTGGGACAAAATATAGAGGTCAGTTTGAAGAAAGAATGAAAGCCGTGATGAATGAGTTGGAGAAATCTCCTAATGTTATCTTATTCATTGATGAGTTGCATACCATAGTGGGTGCAGGTGGCGCTTCAGGTTCTTTGGATGCCAGTAATATGTTCAAACCGGCATTAGCTAGAGGAGAAATTCAATGTATTGGTGCTACAACATTAGATGAGTATCGTCAATATATTGAAAAAGATGGTGCATTAGCCAGACGTTTCCAAATGGTAATGGTAGACGCTACCACGCCAGAGGAAACGAGAGAGATTCTAATGAACATCAAAGATAAATATGAAGAACATCATAATGTTAATTTCACTGATGAGGCAATTGAATCATGTGTGAAATTAAGTGATCGATATATTTCTGATAGATTTTTGCCTGACAAAGCCATTGACGTAATGGATGAGGCAGGTGCACGAGTTCACTTGAACAATATTCATGTTCCTGATGCAATCGTAAAACTTGAAGCTTCAATTGAAGATATCAAGAAAGAAAAGAATCAGGTAGTCAGAAGTCAGAAATACGAAGAGGCGGCTCGACTTAGAGATACAGAGAAAAAACTTATCGAAGAGCTAGAGAGCGAAAAAAGAAAATGGGAGGAAGACACTAAAGCTAAGCGATACACCGTAAAAGAAGAAAATGTTGCGGAAGTTATTGCTATGATGACGGGTGTTCCAACCAAGCGAGTAGCTCAAAATGAAAGCGTTAAGCTGAAAGGAATGGGTGATGATTTGAAAAAGCAAGTTATCGGTCAGGATGAAGCAATTGGAAAACTTTCTAAAGCTATTCAAAGAACAAGAATTGGCTTAAAAGATCCGAAAAAGCCGATTGGTTCATTCGTTTTCTTAGGCCCGACTGGTGTTGGTAAAACTGAGCTAGCAAAAGTTCTTTCTACTTATCTATTTGATAAGGAAGATGCGCTTATCAGAATTGATATGAGTGAATATATGGAGAAATTCTCTGTATCGAGATTGGTAGGAGCGCCTCCGGGCTACGTTGGCTATGAAGAAGGTGGTCAGCTTACTGAAAAAGTAAGAAGAAAGCCTTATTCAGTTGTTCTGTTGGATGAGATTGAAAAAGCGCACCCAGATGTTTTCAACTTATTGTTGCAAGTTCTGGATGACGGTATCTTAACTGATGGGCTGGGAAGAAGAGTAGACTTTAGAAACACCATTATTATCATGACTTCTAACATTGGGGTTCGTGATTTAAAGGATTTTGGTGCAGGAATTGGATTCGCAAGTAGCGCCAAAGCTGATAGCTCCAATGAGGTGATGAAATCGACTATTCAAAATGCACTGAAAAAGGCTTTCAGTCCTGAATTCTTGAATAGATTGGATGATGTGATTGTGTTTAACCATCTTGAAAGAGAGCATTTGCATAAAATCATTGATATCTCATTGAAAAAAGTCTTTGACAGAATGTTGTCATTAGGTTATGATATTGATTTAACTGATGCAGCTAAAGATTTCTTATCCAAGAAAGGATATGATCAGCAATATGGTGCAAGACCATTGAACAGAGCCATCCAGAAATATCTGGAAGACTTAGTTGCGGAAGAGATCTTAAACGAAAATATAAAAATTGGTGACTCCATCATAGCAGATCATGATGGTAAAGCAGAAACACTCTTTATTAAATCGAAGAAAAAGAAGAAAGAAGAAAAAAAGAACAAGAAAGACCAAGATAAAGAGGATACTAACCAAGAAAACAAAAAAGAGGCTGATTAA
- a CDS encoding Lrp/AsnC ligand binding domain-containing protein: MENYQLDNTDLAILNILMQDARRPFTEVAEEVFVSPGTVHVRMRKMEKLGLIKNSQLQVDLSKLGLDVTAFLGVYLQKSSLYDEVVAALKAIPEIVDCHYTTGAYSMFVKIVCRDTNHLKNILHDFIQPIEGIERTETFISLEESINRQVQLNRK; this comes from the coding sequence ATGGAAAATTATCAACTTGATAATACCGATTTAGCCATATTAAACATCTTGATGCAGGATGCTCGTAGGCCCTTCACTGAAGTAGCTGAAGAAGTATTTGTTTCGCCTGGCACAGTGCATGTTAGAATGCGAAAAATGGAAAAATTAGGTTTGATTAAAAATTCACAGTTGCAGGTGGACTTATCTAAACTTGGCTTAGACGTAACTGCCTTCTTGGGTGTTTACCTGCAAAAAAGTTCTTTATATGATGAGGTGGTAGCCGCTCTAAAGGCAATACCCGAAATAGTAGATTGTCATTACACCACAGGAGCCTACTCTATGTTTGTGAAAATAGTTTGCAGAGATACTAATCACTTAAAAAATATACTACATGACTTTATTCAACCTATAGAAGGAATTGAAAGAACGGAGACTTTTATATCTTTGGAGGAAAGTATAAATAGACAAGTTCAATTAAATAGGAAATAA
- the lgt gene encoding prolipoprotein diacylglyceryl transferase: protein MLNYIIWNPDGTLIDFGFYQLRWYSVLFGLGFVLGYQFVKWRFKRDDVSTKLLDNLAVYLVVGTIIGARLGHCIFYDWDYYQNHLLEILLPFSFSPSFEFIGYRGLASHGGGVGVIVALLIFAWREKISKLWILDTIALVIPLAAVCIRLGNLMNSEIYGNPTNVSWAFIFKNIDNIPRHPAQLYEALSYLVIFGILFWLDKKQKFQKGFTLGLMLVLMFTARFFIEFVKADQSAFEANMALNMGQWLSIPYVILGLVFIWFGVKRRY from the coding sequence ATGCTCAACTACATCATCTGGAACCCCGATGGAACTTTAATCGATTTTGGCTTTTACCAATTAAGATGGTATTCAGTCCTCTTTGGATTGGGCTTTGTTTTAGGCTATCAATTTGTAAAATGGCGTTTCAAAAGAGATGATGTTAGTACAAAACTGCTGGATAATCTTGCAGTTTATTTGGTAGTAGGAACCATCATCGGTGCCCGATTAGGACATTGTATTTTCTACGATTGGGATTACTATCAAAACCATTTATTGGAAATTCTGCTACCTTTCAGTTTTTCTCCTTCTTTCGAATTTATTGGTTATCGTGGATTGGCGAGCCATGGCGGAGGTGTAGGTGTTATTGTTGCTCTGTTAATTTTTGCCTGGCGAGAAAAAATCTCCAAACTCTGGATTTTGGATACCATTGCCTTAGTGATTCCTTTGGCTGCGGTTTGTATTCGATTAGGTAACTTAATGAATTCTGAAATTTACGGTAATCCCACCAATGTAAGCTGGGCTTTTATTTTTAAAAATATTGACAATATTCCACGTCACCCAGCACAATTATATGAAGCCCTCTCCTATTTAGTGATATTCGGAATATTATTTTGGTTAGACAAAAAGCAAAAATTCCAAAAAGGTTTTACTTTAGGGTTGATGCTAGTTTTAATGTTCACAGCTAGATTTTTTATAGAATTCGTAAAAGCAGACCAGTCTGCATTCGAAGCCAATATGGCTCTTAATATGGGGCAATGGCTAAGTATTCCTTATGTTATTTTAGGATTAGTATTTATTTGGTTTGGGGTGAAGAGGAGATATTAA